From the unidentified bacterial endosymbiont genome, one window contains:
- a CDS encoding septation protein A has product MKQFLDFLPLVVFFAFYKLYDIYAATMALIVATAIVLIYSWVRYRKVEKMALITFALVAVFGGLTLFFHNDEFIKWKVTVIYGLFAGALLISQWVMKKPLIQRMLGKELTLPQAVWSRLNIAWAVFFILCGLANIYIAFWLPQNIWVNFKVFGLTALTLIFTLLSGVYIYRHMPQDEKQ; this is encoded by the coding sequence ATGAAGCAGTTTCTTGATTTTTTACCGCTCGTGGTCTTTTTTGCGTTTTATAAGCTGTATGACATTTATGCCGCCACGATGGCGTTAATCGTCGCGACGGCCATCGTGCTGATCTACAGCTGGGTCCGCTATCGTAAAGTCGAAAAAATGGCGCTGATTACGTTCGCCCTGGTGGCGGTATTCGGTGGGTTGACCCTGTTCTTCCACAATGATGAATTCATCAAGTGGAAGGTCACCGTGATTTACGGTCTGTTTGCTGGTGCATTGCTTATTAGCCAGTGGGTGATGAAAAAACCGCTGATCCAGCGCATGTTGGGCAAAGAGCTGACGCTGCCGCAGGCGGTGTGGTCTCGCCTGAATATCGCCTGGGCCGTGTTCTTTATCCTGTGTGGCCTGGCGAACATCTATATTGCGTTCTGGCTACCGCAGAATATCTGGGTCAACTTTAAAGTTTTCGGCCTGACGGCGCTGACCCTGATCTTCACGCTGTTGAGCGGCGTGTATATCTATCGACACATGCCGCAGGATGAAAAACAGTAA
- a CDS encoding TonB-dependent siderophore receptor: MNNIIRFAPASLTLAILAALSHSTHAAEETLADGETMVVQATAEEALKQQPGVSVITAKDIEKDPPVNDLSDIIRKMPGVNLTGNSATGNRGNNRQIDIRGMGPENTLILIDGVPVTSRNAVRYSWRGERDTRGDSNWVPPEMVERIEVLRGPAAARYGSGAAGGVVNIITKRPTNEWHGSLSLYTNQPENDKEGATNRANFDINGPLAGDALTMRLYGNINKTDADAQDINTAQNGSYAAGREGVRNKDINTLLSWKLTPQQIVDFDYAYSRQGNIYAGDTQYSNSNVSPDGLVSSLYGHETNRMYRQSYGLTHNGIWDWGQSKFGVYYEKTNNTRLEEGSTGRVEGMINSDKYDTSRLHSYRSTGELNIPLFWLVDQTLTLGAEWNRDELNDPASMQATNASGDIINGVSGTASERNSKNSADLTGIYLEDNIEARQGTNLIPGIRFDYHNQFGSNWSPSLNVSQDLGEMFKVKAGIARVFKAPNLYQSSEGYLLSTRGNGCPNTIATGSCYLLGNPDLDPEVSVNKEIGLAFALDGYEAGITWFRNDYKNKIVAGTNVLGNTSSGANILQWENGGKAVVEGLEGNLTVPVIRDTLTWRTNATYMIQSENKDTGNPLSIIPKYTVNTMLDWEVNSKFSANVNWTLYGRQKPREYSETRNETGVMSEREVGAYSIVGIGSNYQLTKSLRLNAGISNLFDKQIYRENDGASTYNEPGRAYYAGVTLSF, encoded by the coding sequence ATGAATAACATAATAAGATTCGCCCCCGCTTCACTTACGTTGGCCATTCTTGCGGCATTAAGCCACAGCACGCACGCAGCGGAAGAAACGCTTGCTGATGGCGAAACCATGGTTGTTCAGGCAACGGCCGAAGAGGCCCTTAAACAGCAGCCTGGCGTATCCGTCATTACGGCTAAAGACATCGAAAAAGATCCCCCGGTTAACGATCTTTCCGACATCATTCGCAAAATGCCTGGCGTAAACCTGACCGGTAACAGCGCAACCGGTAACCGGGGCAATAATCGCCAGATCGACATTCGTGGCATGGGCCCGGAAAATACCCTTATTTTGATTGATGGCGTTCCGGTGACATCCCGCAACGCGGTCCGCTATAGCTGGCGTGGCGAGCGTGATACCCGTGGTGATAGCAACTGGGTCCCGCCTGAGATGGTCGAGCGTATTGAGGTTCTTCGTGGCCCTGCGGCGGCACGATATGGTTCCGGCGCGGCGGGTGGTGTCGTCAACATCATCACCAAACGTCCCACCAATGAGTGGCACGGCTCACTTTCGCTGTACACTAATCAGCCCGAAAACGATAAAGAGGGTGCGACCAACCGTGCCAACTTTGATATTAATGGCCCACTGGCGGGCGACGCGCTGACCATGCGTCTTTACGGAAATATCAACAAAACCGATGCCGATGCGCAGGACATTAACACGGCGCAAAACGGCTCTTACGCCGCAGGTCGTGAGGGCGTACGTAATAAAGATATTAATACCCTGCTCTCGTGGAAGCTCACGCCGCAGCAAATTGTCGATTTTGATTATGCCTACAGCCGTCAGGGTAATATCTACGCAGGCGATACCCAGTACAGCAATAGTAACGTCAGTCCTGACGGGCTGGTCTCATCACTCTACGGCCATGAAACGAACCGTATGTACCGTCAGTCTTACGGTTTGACGCACAACGGCATCTGGGACTGGGGACAATCCAAATTCGGCGTCTATTACGAAAAAACCAACAACACCCGTCTGGAGGAAGGCTCCACAGGGAGAGTTGAGGGGATGATTAACAGCGACAAGTATGACACCAGCCGGCTCCACTCTTACCGGAGTACGGGAGAGCTGAATATTCCGCTGTTCTGGCTGGTTGATCAGACCCTCACGCTTGGCGCGGAGTGGAATCGCGACGAGTTAAACGATCCGGCCTCAATGCAGGCAACCAATGCGTCAGGCGACATCATAAACGGGGTTTCCGGCACTGCGTCCGAGCGGAACAGCAAAAATAGCGCAGACCTCACCGGTATCTATCTTGAAGATAATATTGAAGCCCGTCAGGGCACTAACCTCATCCCGGGGATCCGTTTCGACTACCATAATCAGTTTGGCAGTAACTGGAGCCCAAGCCTTAACGTCTCTCAGGATCTTGGGGAGATGTTCAAGGTTAAAGCCGGTATCGCGCGGGTGTTTAAAGCGCCAAACCTGTACCAGTCCAGCGAGGGTTATCTGCTTTCAACCCGTGGCAATGGCTGCCCAAACACCATCGCTACCGGCAGTTGCTATTTGCTGGGTAATCCGGATCTTGACCCGGAAGTGAGCGTCAATAAAGAGATCGGCCTGGCGTTTGCGCTTGATGGCTATGAGGCGGGAATAACGTGGTTCCGCAATGATTACAAAAATAAGATCGTCGCGGGCACCAATGTGTTGGGCAACACCAGCAGCGGCGCGAACATCCTGCAGTGGGAAAATGGCGGAAAAGCCGTGGTTGAAGGGCTGGAAGGTAACCTGACCGTACCGGTTATCCGCGATACCCTGACCTGGCGCACCAACGCAACCTATATGATCCAGTCGGAGAATAAAGACACCGGTAATCCGTTGTCCATTATCCCGAAATACACCGTGAATACGATGCTCGACTGGGAGGTCAACAGCAAGTTTTCTGCCAACGTAAACTGGACGCTGTATGGCCGTCAGAAGCCGCGAGAATATTCGGAAACGCGTAACGAAACAGGTGTGATGTCAGAGCGAGAAGTGGGTGCGTATTCCATCGTCGGCATTGGCAGCAACTATCAACTGACGAAGAGCCTGCGCCTCAATGCCGGTATCAGCAACCTCTTTGATAAGCAGATTTACCGTGAAAACGACGGCGCCTCGACCTATAACGAACCGGGCCGGGCCTATTACGCTGGCGTAACGCTCTCCTTTTGA
- the yciA gene encoding acyl-CoA thioester hydrolase YciA, which translates to MTTNDAPQGELVLRTLAMPADTNANGDIFGGWLMSQMDMGGAILAKEIAHGRVVTVRVDGMTFLRPVAVGDVVCCYARCVKRGNTSISINIEVWVKKVSSEPIGQRYKATEALFIYVAVDNVGKPRQLPET; encoded by the coding sequence ATGACAACAAACGACGCCCCTCAGGGCGAACTGGTATTACGCACACTGGCAATGCCCGCTGACACCAATGCCAATGGCGATATTTTTGGCGGCTGGTTGATGTCGCAGATGGATATGGGCGGTGCCATTCTGGCGAAAGAGATAGCACATGGCCGCGTGGTAACCGTCCGGGTAGATGGAATGACCTTCCTGCGTCCGGTAGCGGTGGGTGATGTGGTCTGCTGCTATGCGCGCTGTGTCAAACGCGGCAATACGTCGATTTCCATCAATATTGAAGTGTGGGTGAAGAAGGTCTCTTCTGAACCCATCGGCCAGCGTTATAAAGCCACGGAAGCGTTGTTCATCTATGTGGCGGTCGATAACGTGGGTAAGCCGCGTCAGCTTCCTGAGACGTGA